ATTGTTCCAGAATCAAAACTGCCtgacaaataataaaataaatcgaTCTTGATTCTTTTTAGTATAACCACAGAAagacatttattatttttttgactaaacaaacaagaaacacccTACGATCGCAGAACCCCCACCGCCCCAGGGGATAAAATTAAATCCATTTTAATCTTAAGATCAGTGATGATCCAGCATACTACTTTTCTGCGTGATTCCTTGCATCACATCTCGCACATGTTTCACGGTCCGTGTCATAAAGGTGAGGCTCTCCTGCACGTCCCCCAGGCCCCCCTGCATCCAGGATGCCCGCAGCTCCCCAATCCACCGCAACAGGTTGTCCAGGTCCTCCTGCACTTCCCTCTGCTCTTCCAGTTCAGCCAGCAGGGCCTGTCTGGCACACACCTCCGCCTGGTAGCACTGCTGCAGCTGTGCCAGCTCCCCCTCCAGTTCCAGCAGCTCCTTCATGTCCCGAGGCTGCTCCTTATGTGGGCCATCCTCAGGCA
This genomic stretch from Brienomyrus brachyistius isolate T26 chromosome 6, BBRACH_0.4, whole genome shotgun sequence harbors:
- the mis12 gene encoding protein MIS12 homolog, yielding MAECGIEAMPLSPETLKLYEAQFFGFTPQTCMLRVYSAFQDCLHDILMTVEAVFVRKLAGEKPPEKLSQQARECTSKLHAFLQERIQRLSSRMDALLVDSVLSIPPNVLLPEDGPHKEQPRDMKELLELEGELAQLQQCYQAEVCARQALLAELEEQREVQEDLDNLLRWIGELRASWMQGGLGDVQESLTFMTRTVKHVRDVMQGITQKSSMLDHH